ATTATCTGAAGAATTTTCGGTTGTCCAGTGTGAATTTTCGAATGAGGCTATAAACGTTGAATTCTGAATTTTAAAGCACTGGACATATTTGCCACTGGACATGGTGTCGTGAGGTATATAAATCAGTAATTATCATAGGTGAATATGAATAAAACTAAATTAGATATTTCAAAAATTGAATTTAGTAAAAATGACATTAAAAGAGGAATTAAATTACCTGATAAATTAACTATCGATCTTGCTCATTTAATAGGAATTCATCTGGGAGATGGTTGTTTAGTCAATAGAAAGCATGGAAATAGAATATCATATAATGGTCATTTTATAAATGAACATATCTGGTATGAAAATTATCTTTCTCCATTAATTCTAAAACTGTTCAATCTGGATATTAAACCTAGAAAAGGTCATAACTCTGTTGAAATTACTCTTCATTCAAAAGCAAGATATAACTTTTTAGATAAGGTATGTGGTCTTCCAAGCGGCTCAAAAGAAAACTGTAATATCCCTAAAATAATTCTTAATGGAAATATACAAATTAAAAAAATATTTCTTCGTGGGCTTGCAGATACAGACTTTTCTTTAGTTTTCAAAAATAGGCATAAAAACATTAATTATTATCCTGTAATTAACTATGAATCTCCAAATGAAAATATACATGTTTTTTGTAAACATACTCTTGAATCATTAGGTTTTAATTTATATTCAAATAACAGAAATAGATTTAGAAATAATAAAAAGTTGCATTCTTTTTATTTTCAAATAAATGGGGTAATCGCTTTTAGAAAATGGATGGATGAAATTGGTTTTACCAATGATAATCAATTAACTAAAATCAAAGTTTGGGAAAAATATGGTTTTTTACCTGCTAAAACCAATATTAATGATAGAATTGCAATCTTAAACGGTAAAAAAGAGATTATGTATTTTCAAAATAAAATACGCCTCGAACCAGATTCGAATTCACCAGTCAAGGCTATAAACCAAGACTTCTGGTGACCTGTCGGTTAACAGCCGACCGCTCCACCGGCTAAGCTATCGAGGCGTATGCTCAACAGAACAGATAGTTTATTTATAAATGTTGCTATGAGGTGAAATCAAGAAATAGTTGTGGTAATAAAAAATGAAATTAGTGTTTACGCATCTTTTCAAATTTCTTGAGCGCAGCAACTTGTTTTGAGTCTAAGTGAATAACAGGTCTTTTTTTTGTAATATAATCAATCGTTTCTTTCGTAGTCATTCCCTGTGAGATCAAATAAGCAGCAACAAGCGTCGGAGCTCTTCCATGACCGCGTTGGCAATGGACATAAACTTTAATTTTATTTCTGATCAATTCTCTCAGCATAGCAATCCCAATATTAAACTGCTGTACAGTTGGAGGAGCATGGTTTTTTGTAGGTAGCCATAAGAAAAAGCTAACGCCCCAAGGTTGTTCTATGCGGTTTTCTTCCAAACTAATATCTGCTTTAATCCCTTTCTTCAAAAGCTGATCTGAGAAATGAGTTCTGCAGCAGGCATTTGATCCGATATAGATATACTTTGTTATTTGGTGGTATTCAAATGGTATTTTTGTGGGATGTATATTCA
This genomic interval from Candidatus Woesearchaeota archaeon contains the following:
- a CDS encoding dual specificity protein phosphatase family protein, translated to MNIHPTKIPFEYHQITKYIYIGSNACCRTHFSDQLLKKGIKADISLEENRIEQPWGVSFFLWLPTKNHAPPTVQQFNIGIAMLRELIRNKIKVYVHCQRGHGRAPTLVAAYLISQGMTTKETIDYITKKRPVIHLDSKQVAALKKFEKMRKH